Proteins from a genomic interval of Cupriavidus sp. WKF15:
- a CDS encoding polysaccharide deacetylase family protein, producing MARIALKVDVDTLRGTREGVPALLSMLDAVQAQATFLYSLGPDHTGWALRRIFRPGFLKKVSRTSVVSNYGLRTLMYGVLLPGPDIGRKAAAEMRAARTAGHECGIHTWDHVYWQDNVRQRDPAWTRRQMQNAFDRYVDIFGEAPPTHGAAGWQMNDEAFRQIDDWGMAYASDGRGTAPYIPTVGGVACRHVQIPTTLPTLDEMIGVDGLTEDNVHEAVLRLTEGAGGMRDHVFTLHTELEGGKLAPVFRRLLQGWRAQGHELVSMATYYRHIDRDTLPTLPVTWGSIEGRSGELIIQP from the coding sequence ATGGCCAGAATCGCCCTCAAGGTTGACGTCGACACGCTGCGCGGCACGCGCGAAGGCGTGCCGGCGCTGCTGTCCATGCTCGATGCCGTGCAGGCACAGGCCACCTTCCTGTACAGCCTGGGCCCGGACCACACCGGCTGGGCACTGCGCCGCATATTCCGGCCCGGGTTCCTGAAGAAGGTGTCGCGCACCTCGGTGGTGTCCAACTACGGCCTGCGCACGCTGATGTACGGCGTGCTGCTGCCGGGGCCGGACATCGGCCGCAAGGCGGCCGCCGAAATGCGCGCGGCGCGCACGGCCGGCCATGAATGCGGCATCCATACCTGGGATCATGTCTACTGGCAGGACAACGTGCGCCAGCGCGATCCCGCCTGGACGCGCCGCCAGATGCAGAACGCATTCGACCGCTATGTCGACATCTTCGGCGAAGCCCCGCCCACGCATGGCGCGGCCGGCTGGCAGATGAACGACGAGGCGTTCCGGCAGATCGACGACTGGGGCATGGCCTACGCGTCGGACGGGCGCGGCACGGCGCCGTACATCCCGACTGTCGGCGGCGTGGCCTGCCGCCATGTGCAGATTCCAACCACGCTGCCCACGCTCGACGAAATGATCGGCGTGGACGGCCTCACCGAGGACAACGTCCATGAGGCCGTGCTGCGCCTGACGGAAGGCGCGGGCGGCATGCGCGACCATGTCTTCACGCTGCACACGGAACTGGAAGGCGGCAAGCTCGCGCCCGTGTTCCGCCGCCTGCTGCAAGGCTGGCGCGCGCAGGGGCATGAGCTGGTGTCGATGGCCACGTATTACCGGCACATCGACCGCGACACCCTGCCGACGCTGCCGGTGACGTGGGGGTCGATTGAAGGGCGCAGCGGCGAGCTGATCATTCAGCCTTGA
- a CDS encoding bifunctional UDP-4-keto-pentose/UDP-xylose synthase: MKKVLILGVNGFIGHHLTRRILETTPWEVYGMDMSSDRLGDLVNHPRMHFFEGDITINKEWIEYNIRKCDVVLPLVAIATPATYVRQPLRVFELDFEANLPIVRAAVKYGKHLVFPSTSEVYGMCADDEFDPESSPLIYGPINKPRWIYACSKQLMDRVIHAYGMEQGLNYTLFRPFNWIGAGLDSIFESKEGSSRVVTQFLGHIVRGEPIKLVDGGAQKRAFADISDGISALMRIIENPNGVATGKIFNIGNPSNIHSVRELAEMMLKMAADYPEYAEEARKTQIVETSSGDFYGKGYQDVQHRVPKIDNTMQELGWKPEVTMEQALRQIFEAYREKVVEARTLVDSAN, encoded by the coding sequence ATGAAAAAGGTCCTGATTCTTGGCGTCAACGGCTTCATCGGCCACCACCTGACGCGCCGCATCCTGGAAACCACGCCGTGGGAGGTCTACGGCATGGACATGTCGTCCGACCGCCTCGGTGACCTGGTCAACCATCCGCGCATGCACTTCTTCGAGGGTGACATCACCATCAACAAGGAGTGGATCGAGTACAACATCCGCAAATGCGACGTGGTCCTGCCGCTGGTGGCCATTGCCACCCCCGCCACCTACGTGCGCCAGCCGCTGCGCGTGTTCGAGCTCGACTTCGAAGCCAACCTGCCGATCGTGCGCGCCGCGGTCAAGTACGGCAAGCACCTGGTGTTCCCGTCGACCTCCGAGGTCTACGGCATGTGCGCCGACGACGAGTTCGACCCCGAGTCCTCGCCGCTGATCTACGGCCCGATCAACAAGCCGCGCTGGATCTACGCCTGCTCCAAGCAGCTCATGGACCGCGTCATCCACGCCTACGGCATGGAACAGGGCCTGAACTACACGCTGTTCCGCCCGTTCAACTGGATCGGCGCCGGGCTGGACTCGATCTTCGAATCGAAGGAAGGCTCCTCGCGCGTGGTCACGCAGTTCCTCGGCCATATCGTGCGCGGCGAGCCGATCAAGCTGGTCGACGGCGGGGCGCAGAAGCGCGCGTTCGCCGATATCTCGGACGGCATCTCGGCGCTGATGCGCATCATCGAGAACCCCAACGGCGTGGCCACCGGCAAGATCTTCAACATCGGCAACCCGTCCAACATCCACTCGGTGCGCGAGCTGGCCGAGATGATGCTGAAGATGGCCGCCGACTACCCCGAGTACGCCGAAGAGGCGCGCAAGACGCAGATCGTCGAGACCTCGTCGGGCGACTTCTACGGCAAGGGCTACCAGGACGTGCAGCACCGCGTGCCGAAGATCGACAACACCATGCAGGAACTGGGCTGGAAGCCCGAGGTGACGATGGAGCAGGCGCTGCGCCAGATCTTCGAGGCCTATCGCGAAAAGGTCGTGGAAGCACGCACCCTCGTCGACAGCGCCAACTGA
- a CDS encoding formyltransferase, giving the protein MRAVVFGYHNVGDRCLRVLHARGVEVALVITHRDRADENIWFRRVADTATELGIPFVYGEDPTDPAIAQAVRDARPDVIFSFYYRSMIPASVLALAPQGAFNMHGSLLPKYRGRVPVNWAVLHGETETGATLHAMEAKPDAGYIVDQTAVPILPDDTAGEVFEKVTVAAEQTLWRALPAMMAGKTPQLPNVLAEGSYFSGRRPEDGRIDWSRPAAEVYNLIRAVAPPYPGAFTDIAGQRFIVAQARRPLSASTPATLPTGWRPGLHVSQGQIVGLCGDGGQVRIDTLLAAATSSPVTPESLAPILTEQSNEENR; this is encoded by the coding sequence ATGCGCGCGGTTGTCTTTGGCTACCACAACGTCGGCGACCGCTGCCTGCGCGTGCTGCATGCGCGCGGCGTAGAGGTGGCGCTGGTCATCACGCATCGCGACCGTGCCGACGAGAACATCTGGTTCCGCCGCGTGGCGGATACCGCCACGGAACTGGGTATCCCATTCGTGTACGGCGAGGATCCGACCGACCCGGCGATCGCGCAGGCCGTGCGCGACGCCCGGCCCGACGTCATCTTCTCCTTCTACTACCGCTCGATGATCCCGGCCAGCGTGCTGGCGCTGGCGCCGCAAGGCGCGTTCAACATGCACGGATCGCTGCTGCCCAAGTACCGCGGCCGCGTGCCGGTCAACTGGGCCGTGCTGCACGGCGAGACCGAGACCGGCGCCACGCTGCACGCGATGGAAGCCAAGCCCGACGCCGGCTACATCGTCGACCAGACGGCCGTGCCGATTCTGCCGGACGACACCGCCGGCGAAGTCTTCGAGAAAGTCACCGTGGCGGCCGAGCAGACACTGTGGCGCGCGCTGCCGGCCATGATGGCGGGCAAGACGCCGCAGCTGCCTAACGTGCTGGCCGAGGGCAGCTACTTCTCGGGCCGCCGCCCCGAGGACGGCCGCATCGACTGGAGCCGCCCGGCGGCCGAGGTCTACAACCTGATCCGCGCGGTGGCGCCGCCCTACCCGGGCGCATTCACCGATATTGCCGGCCAGCGCTTCATCGTTGCGCAGGCGCGCCGCCCGCTGTCCGCCTCTACGCCGGCTACGCTGCCGACCGGATGGCGCCCCGGCCTGCATGTCAGCCAGGGCCAGATCGTCGGCCTGTGCGGCGACGGCGGCCAGGTGCGCATTGACACCCTGCTTGCCGCCGCGACGTCGTCCCCGGTCACCCCGGAGTCGCTTGCCCCCATTCTTACCGAACAGTCCAACGAGGAAAACCGATGA
- a CDS encoding glycosyltransferase, translating to MQTSLQMSPVEVSVVIPVYNEEDGLQALFDRLYPVLDDLGDSYEVIFINDGSVDRSAAMLAAQFHKRPDVTRVVLFNGNFGQHMAILAGFEHTRGKIVITLDADLQNPPEEIPRLVQTMREGHDYVGTIRRQRNDTAFRRYASRAMNGLREKITRIRMTDQGCMLRAYDRNVVDTINACREVNTFIPALAYTFASSPVEIEVGHEQRHAGESKYSLYQLIRLNFDLVTGFSIVPLQWFSAMGTILSLLSGVLFVVLVARRFLFGSEVQGVFTLFAVNFFLIGILLFGLGLLGEYVGRIYQEVRDRPRYRIKAVLEADPARQRTEA from the coding sequence ATGCAAACGTCTCTCCAAATGAGCCCGGTCGAGGTTTCGGTCGTCATCCCGGTCTACAACGAAGAGGACGGGCTGCAAGCCCTGTTCGACCGCCTGTATCCGGTGCTCGACGACCTTGGCGACTCGTACGAGGTCATTTTCATCAATGACGGCAGCGTCGACCGCTCGGCGGCGATGCTCGCGGCGCAGTTCCACAAGCGCCCGGACGTGACCCGGGTGGTGCTGTTCAACGGCAACTTTGGCCAGCACATGGCCATCCTCGCCGGCTTCGAGCATACGCGCGGCAAGATCGTGATCACGCTGGACGCCGACCTGCAGAACCCGCCCGAGGAAATCCCGCGCCTGGTGCAGACCATGCGCGAAGGCCACGACTACGTCGGCACCATTCGCCGCCAGCGCAACGACACGGCCTTCCGCCGCTATGCGTCGCGGGCCATGAACGGGCTGCGCGAGAAGATCACCCGGATCCGCATGACGGACCAGGGCTGCATGCTGCGCGCGTATGACCGCAACGTGGTGGACACCATCAATGCCTGCCGCGAGGTCAACACCTTCATTCCCGCGCTGGCCTACACGTTCGCGTCGAGTCCGGTGGAGATCGAGGTCGGCCACGAGCAGCGCCACGCGGGCGAGTCCAAGTACTCGCTGTACCAGCTCATCCGCCTGAATTTCGACCTGGTCACCGGCTTCTCGATCGTGCCGCTGCAATGGTTCTCGGCCATGGGGACGATCCTGTCCCTGTTGTCCGGGGTCCTGTTCGTCGTTCTGGTGGCGCGCCGCTTCCTGTTCGGCTCGGAAGTCCAGGGTGTGTTCACCCTGTTCGCCGTGAACTTCTTCCTGATCGGCATCCTGCTGTTCGGCCTGGGCCTGCTCGGCGAATACGTGGGCCGCATCTACCAGGAAGTACGCGACCGGCCGCGCTACCGCATCAAGGCCGTCCTTGAGGCGGACCCGGCCCGCCAACGGACGGAGGCATGA
- a CDS encoding DegT/DnrJ/EryC1/StrS aminotransferase family protein — protein sequence MTATAASEFLPFVRPEIDADTIAEVGKVLASGWITSGPKMQAFEDALSQLFGGRPVRTFANGSATMEIALRIADIGPGDEVITTPITWVATANVVLAVGAKPVFVDIDPRTRNIDLDAVEAAITPRTRAIMPVYLSGLPVDMERLYAIASKHRLRVIEDAAQAIDSRWQGKRIGAFGDLVSFSFQANKNITSVEGGCLVMNTPEEAVRAERLRLQGVIRSGMDGMDVEEPGGKFNLTDVNAAIGLAQLAKLDGITARRAELAETYFRCAADAGLAELGIELPLPLDPNQATTNWHMFQVVLPTERLEGGPQHARHNVMQAMRERGIGTGVHYPPIHLFTYYRSLGWREGMLPHAERIGRGIVTLPLFPAMQATDVERVCATLSETCKRLSK from the coding sequence ATGACCGCTACCGCCGCTTCCGAATTCCTTCCCTTCGTCCGGCCCGAGATCGACGCCGACACCATTGCCGAAGTCGGCAAGGTGCTCGCATCCGGCTGGATCACCTCCGGCCCGAAGATGCAGGCGTTCGAGGACGCGCTGTCCCAGCTCTTCGGCGGGCGCCCCGTGCGCACCTTCGCCAATGGCTCGGCGACGATGGAGATCGCCCTGCGCATCGCGGATATCGGGCCTGGCGATGAAGTCATCACCACGCCGATCACGTGGGTCGCCACTGCCAACGTGGTGCTGGCGGTCGGCGCAAAGCCGGTGTTCGTCGACATCGACCCGCGCACCCGCAACATCGACCTGGACGCCGTGGAAGCGGCCATCACGCCGCGCACGCGCGCGATCATGCCGGTGTACCTGTCGGGCCTGCCCGTCGACATGGAGCGGCTCTACGCGATCGCCTCAAAGCACAGGCTGCGCGTGATCGAAGATGCCGCCCAGGCCATCGATTCGCGCTGGCAGGGCAAGCGCATCGGCGCGTTTGGCGACCTGGTCAGCTTCAGCTTCCAGGCCAACAAGAACATCACCAGCGTCGAAGGCGGCTGCCTGGTGATGAATACGCCCGAGGAAGCCGTGCGCGCCGAGCGCCTGCGCCTGCAGGGCGTGATCCGCTCCGGCATGGACGGCATGGACGTGGAAGAGCCCGGGGGCAAGTTCAACCTGACCGACGTGAATGCCGCGATCGGCCTGGCGCAGCTGGCCAAGCTGGATGGTATTACCGCGCGCCGCGCGGAACTGGCCGAAACCTATTTCCGTTGCGCCGCCGACGCAGGACTGGCCGAGCTGGGCATTGAACTGCCGCTGCCGCTGGATCCGAATCAGGCCACCACCAACTGGCACATGTTCCAGGTCGTGCTGCCCACGGAGCGCCTGGAAGGCGGCCCGCAGCATGCGCGCCACAACGTCATGCAGGCCATGCGCGAGCGCGGCATCGGCACCGGCGTGCACTATCCCCCGATTCACCTTTTCACCTATTACCGTTCCCTCGGCTGGCGCGAAGGCATGCTGCCGCACGCCGAGCGCATCGGGCGCGGCATCGTCACGCTGCCGCTCTTCCCTGCCATGCAAGCCACCGACGTGGAACGGGTCTGCGCAACTCTCAGCGAAACATGCAAACGTCTCTCCAAATGA
- a CDS encoding EamA family transporter: MTLSTFAFIFTGVLLNAAAQLLLKAGVNAVGAITIERSTLLVTALRVLTQWPVLAGLTLYVVSVGVWIVGLSRVDVSIAYPMLSLGYVVNALAAWWLFGEMIGPLRVCGILLILAGVFLIARS, encoded by the coding sequence ATGACGCTATCGACTTTTGCCTTTATCTTTACCGGCGTACTGCTCAACGCCGCCGCGCAACTGCTGCTCAAGGCCGGCGTCAACGCCGTCGGCGCCATCACCATCGAACGCAGCACGCTGCTGGTGACGGCACTGCGCGTGCTGACGCAGTGGCCGGTGCTGGCCGGGCTGACGCTCTATGTCGTCAGCGTAGGCGTGTGGATCGTCGGGCTGTCGCGCGTGGACGTGTCGATCGCCTATCCCATGCTCTCGCTCGGCTATGTGGTGAATGCGCTGGCCGCATGGTGGCTGTTCGGCGAGATGATCGGACCGCTGCGCGTGTGCGGCATCCTGCTGATCCTGGCCGGCGTGTTCCTGATCGCGCGCTCGTGA
- a CDS encoding glycosyltransferase family 39 protein, which produces MRSTSTSRYAGLSVGVIALISIGILLVWFGSLEMRHLLRSDEGRYAEIAREMFVSGDWVTIRYQSLKYFEKPPFHLWVTALSYTLFGIGDWQARLCVALSGAIGLLVSMLAAHRWFGARAALLTGLVLVAAPMWNVAAHFNSLDMTLSGAMACVLAFMLLAQHPEATPAARRNWMLACWVAMGVAILTKGLVGIALPGLVLVVYTLVTRDFGLWGRLHLVAGIALMLVVTVPWFWLVSERNSEFLNFFFIHEHWQRYTSTVHSRKGPLWYFVPLLVAGFLPWLGAFPGMWQAVRERAGVARGSAPRPFQPALLAAIWAIAIFVFFSLSGSKLPGYIVPIFPALGILAGVALDTTTERSWRRQVNFMLVLAILGLLASPYLATLDKPSTPNAVYREFALWIGLAFACMLAGALLARHLMRARGVFPSIVAYAVAMFLCATLALRGHEAMGRPASGADLVPAISAVLTPDMPVYSVRLLDHTLPFYLRRTTILVEHPDELEFGVGQEPQKWIPTVDAFVERWKQGPHAIAIMSADTFQDLSARGVPMRTVAEDKRRIVVANFPLPAQARPQSSKD; this is translated from the coding sequence ATGCGTAGTACATCGACCTCGCGCTATGCCGGTCTGTCAGTTGGCGTGATCGCCCTGATCAGCATCGGCATCCTGCTGGTCTGGTTCGGCTCGCTCGAGATGCGCCACTTGCTGCGCTCGGACGAAGGCCGCTACGCCGAAATTGCCCGCGAGATGTTCGTCAGCGGCGACTGGGTGACGATTCGCTACCAGTCGCTCAAGTACTTCGAAAAACCGCCCTTCCATCTCTGGGTGACCGCGCTGTCCTATACGCTGTTCGGCATTGGGGACTGGCAGGCGCGGTTGTGCGTGGCGCTGTCCGGCGCCATCGGCCTGCTGGTTTCGATGCTCGCCGCGCACCGCTGGTTTGGCGCGCGCGCGGCCCTGCTGACGGGGCTGGTGCTGGTCGCCGCGCCGATGTGGAACGTGGCGGCGCATTTCAATTCGCTGGACATGACGCTGTCGGGCGCGATGGCCTGCGTGCTCGCCTTCATGCTGCTGGCCCAGCACCCCGAAGCCACGCCGGCGGCCCGCCGCAACTGGATGCTGGCGTGCTGGGTCGCCATGGGCGTGGCCATCCTGACCAAGGGCCTGGTTGGCATTGCCCTGCCCGGGCTGGTGCTGGTGGTCTATACGCTCGTCACGCGCGACTTCGGCCTGTGGGGCCGCCTGCATCTGGTGGCCGGCATCGCGCTGATGCTCGTGGTCACCGTGCCCTGGTTCTGGCTGGTGTCCGAGCGCAACTCCGAATTCCTGAACTTCTTCTTCATTCACGAGCACTGGCAGCGCTACACCTCCACGGTGCATTCGCGCAAGGGCCCGCTGTGGTACTTCGTGCCGCTGCTGGTCGCGGGCTTCCTGCCATGGCTGGGCGCCTTCCCGGGCATGTGGCAGGCCGTGCGCGAACGCGCCGGCGTGGCACGCGGCAGTGCCCCGCGGCCGTTCCAGCCGGCGCTGCTCGCCGCCATCTGGGCCATTGCCATCTTCGTCTTCTTCAGCCTGTCGGGCTCGAAGCTGCCGGGCTATATCGTGCCGATCTTCCCGGCGCTGGGCATCCTGGCTGGCGTGGCGCTCGACACCACCACCGAGCGCTCATGGCGGCGGCAGGTGAACTTCATGCTGGTGCTGGCCATTCTCGGCTTGCTGGCCAGCCCTTACCTGGCAACGCTCGACAAGCCCAGCACGCCCAATGCGGTCTACCGCGAATTCGCGCTGTGGATCGGCCTGGCCTTTGCCTGCATGCTCGCCGGTGCGTTGCTCGCCCGTCACCTGATGCGTGCGCGTGGCGTATTCCCCAGCATCGTCGCTTATGCTGTGGCCATGTTCCTGTGCGCGACACTGGCCTTGCGCGGGCATGAAGCCATGGGCCGCCCGGCTTCCGGCGCCGACCTCGTGCCCGCGATCAGCGCGGTGCTGACGCCCGACATGCCGGTCTACAGCGTGCGCCTGCTGGACCACACCCTGCCGTTCTACCTGCGCCGGACTACCATCCTCGTGGAGCACCCCGACGAGCTGGAGTTCGGTGTCGGCCAGGAGCCGCAGAAATGGATTCCGACCGTCGACGCGTTTGTCGAACGCTGGAAACAGGGTCCGCACGCCATCGCCATCATGTCGGCCGACACGTTCCAGGACCTGAGCGCGCGCGGCGTGCCGATGCGCACGGTCGCCGAAGACAAGCGCCGCATCGTCGTTGCCAATTTCCCGCTGCCGGCACAGGCCCGGCCGCAATCTTCCAAGGACTGA
- a CDS encoding HdeD family acid-resistance protein, whose amino-acid sequence MLQYYAKLWWVIALRGLLALVFGICAFFAPIATLAALIILFGAFTAADGLMALLMAISGKQRESSDRWILALQGLLGLGVGALTWLSPTITALSLLIYIAAWTLATGVLQIVAAVRLRKEIPNEWWLILTGLVSIAFAFMVLWRPLAGALAVLWLIGSWAIVCGILLLGVALRLRSVRPGAISQPA is encoded by the coding sequence ATGCTTCAGTACTACGCGAAATTATGGTGGGTGATCGCATTGCGCGGTCTGCTGGCGCTGGTTTTCGGCATTTGCGCGTTCTTTGCCCCGATCGCCACGCTGGCCGCGCTGATCATCCTCTTCGGCGCATTTACGGCGGCCGACGGCCTGATGGCCCTGCTGATGGCGATCTCCGGCAAGCAGCGCGAAAGCAGCGACCGCTGGATCCTGGCGCTGCAGGGCCTGCTGGGCCTGGGCGTCGGTGCGCTCACCTGGCTGAGCCCGACCATCACGGCGTTGTCCCTGCTGATCTATATCGCGGCATGGACGCTGGCCACGGGCGTGCTGCAGATTGTCGCAGCCGTGCGCCTGCGCAAGGAGATCCCCAACGAGTGGTGGCTGATCCTGACCGGGCTGGTCAGCATCGCCTTCGCCTTCATGGTGCTGTGGCGGCCATTGGCCGGTGCGCTCGCCGTGCTCTGGCTGATTGGGTCCTGGGCCATCGTGTGCGGCATCCTGCTCCTGGGGGTTGCGCTGCGGCTGCGCAGCGTGCGGCCGGGTGCAATTTCCCAGCCAGCCTGA
- a CDS encoding amino acid ABC transporter permease produces the protein MNKFVATAIALALGTAAVAAHAQTGGKKFDPYTQGAKSGQKFDPYTEGAKTGDKFDPYSQGANKSTRSDLTDASAPEAKKPAKSKSKKSKKKAASAPAAS, from the coding sequence ATGAACAAGTTCGTTGCGACCGCGATCGCGCTCGCATTGGGCACGGCTGCTGTGGCCGCCCACGCGCAAACCGGCGGCAAGAAGTTCGACCCGTATACGCAGGGCGCCAAGTCCGGTCAGAAATTCGACCCGTACACCGAGGGCGCCAAGACCGGCGACAAGTTCGACCCGTACAGCCAGGGCGCCAACAAGAGCACCCGCAGCGACCTGACCGACGCCTCGGCCCCGGAAGCCAAGAAACCGGCCAAGTCGAAGTCCAAGAAGAGCAAGAAGAAGGCCGCTTCGGCGCCGGCGGCCAGCTGA
- a CDS encoding amino acid ABC transporter substrate-binding protein has translation MLSIQSFASRRKLFRSLAALMLSLAALSPLGAHAQSPVLDKIRDSGTIVLGYRESALPFSFADDKDQPAGYAVDLCLRVAEAARQKLGLKDIKVRWMPLTPQNRFPAMTNGLVDLDCAPNTNSLERQKQVAFSVSHYVSTVRMLVRADSGIQSFADLRGKTVVTSAGSTGDRHVRRLKQQYGYRDIYAKDHGESFLLLESGRAQAFVMDDVLLAGLRARAKDPSQYVIVGPALSTEQNALMMSKADPEWKQFVDQTLATTFAGQDIASLQKHWFQQPIGSRRINLALAPSNQVREAWKHPSDTATE, from the coding sequence ATGCTGTCCATCCAATCGTTCGCTTCCCGTCGCAAGCTATTCCGTTCCCTGGCGGCCCTGATGCTGTCCCTGGCCGCGCTGTCTCCGCTTGGCGCCCACGCCCAGAGCCCGGTGCTGGACAAGATCCGCGACAGCGGCACCATCGTGCTCGGCTATCGCGAATCCGCGCTGCCGTTCTCGTTTGCCGATGACAAGGACCAGCCGGCCGGCTATGCCGTCGACCTGTGCCTGCGCGTCGCCGAGGCAGCCCGCCAGAAACTGGGCCTGAAGGACATCAAGGTACGCTGGATGCCGCTCACGCCGCAGAACCGCTTCCCGGCAATGACCAATGGCCTGGTGGACCTGGACTGCGCGCCCAACACCAACTCGCTGGAACGTCAGAAGCAGGTGGCCTTCAGCGTGTCGCACTATGTGTCGACCGTGCGCATGCTGGTGCGCGCGGATTCCGGCATCCAGTCCTTCGCGGACCTGCGCGGCAAGACCGTGGTCACCAGCGCCGGTTCCACCGGCGACCGCCATGTGCGCCGCCTGAAGCAACAGTATGGTTACCGCGACATCTACGCCAAGGATCATGGCGAATCGTTCCTGCTGCTGGAATCGGGCCGCGCGCAGGCCTTCGTGATGGACGATGTCCTGCTGGCGGGCCTGCGCGCGCGCGCCAAGGACCCGTCCCAGTATGTGATCGTCGGTCCGGCCCTTTCGACGGAGCAGAACGCGCTGATGATGTCGAAAGCCGACCCCGAATGGAAACAGTTCGTGGACCAGACGCTGGCCACCACCTTCGCGGGCCAGGACATCGCGTCGCTGCAGAAGCACTGGTTCCAGCAGCCCATCGGCAGCCGCCGCATCAACCTCGCCCTGGCCCCGTCGAACCAGGTGCGGGAAGCCTGGAAGCACCCGTCCGACACGGCGACGGAGTGA
- a CDS encoding acyltransferase, with translation MSPRPSRLACIDALKAVSSQLIVLHHLAFYGPMSDAAYSLAPDALDWLSQYARIAVQVFLVVSGFLAARSLAPEGRLTLRQHPLAAVWRRYQKLVTPYAAAILLSIAGAAIARTWMVHESIPAPPHLMQFLAHVLLLHNVLDVDALSAGVWYVAIDLQLFALLVTALWLARGVSGQGAQAGVVLVSALAVASLFWFNRDAGWDIWAVYFFGAYGMGTLAYWASNADRSAIPLLLLGALGLAALIVDFRLRIAVALATALLLAVARRGGWLESWPRAAVVGFFGRISYSVFLVHFPVCLIVNAVVSHFAPGSPVLNAMGMVFAWLASNVAGTLFHRYVESTNPFAALRALLAGGRRSAGESTT, from the coding sequence ATGAGCCCCCGTCCTTCGCGCCTGGCGTGCATAGACGCCCTCAAGGCGGTCAGTTCGCAACTGATCGTGCTCCATCACCTGGCGTTCTACGGCCCCATGTCCGACGCAGCCTATTCGCTGGCGCCGGACGCGCTGGACTGGCTGTCGCAGTACGCCCGCATTGCGGTGCAGGTATTCCTGGTCGTCAGCGGCTTCCTGGCGGCACGCAGCCTTGCGCCCGAGGGACGGCTGACTCTCCGGCAGCATCCGCTGGCAGCGGTCTGGCGCCGCTACCAGAAGCTGGTCACGCCTTATGCCGCGGCGATATTGCTGAGCATCGCGGGCGCGGCCATCGCGCGTACCTGGATGGTCCACGAGTCGATTCCCGCGCCGCCGCACCTGATGCAATTCCTTGCCCATGTGCTGCTGCTGCATAACGTGCTGGATGTCGATGCCTTGTCCGCAGGAGTCTGGTATGTGGCGATCGACCTGCAGTTGTTTGCCCTGCTGGTGACGGCGCTATGGCTGGCGCGCGGGGTTTCGGGCCAGGGTGCGCAAGCGGGCGTCGTGCTGGTGTCGGCGCTGGCGGTGGCATCGCTGTTCTGGTTCAACCGCGATGCCGGATGGGACATCTGGGCGGTGTACTTCTTCGGCGCCTATGGCATGGGCACGCTGGCTTACTGGGCGTCCAACGCCGACCGCTCGGCCATTCCGCTGCTGCTGCTTGGGGCGCTCGGGCTGGCAGCGCTGATCGTCGATTTCCGGCTGCGGATCGCCGTCGCGCTGGCGACGGCCCTGCTGCTGGCGGTGGCCAGGCGCGGGGGCTGGCTCGAAAGCTGGCCGCGCGCGGCGGTGGTGGGCTTCTTCGGCCGCATCTCTTATTCCGTGTTCCTGGTGCATTTCCCGGTCTGCCTCATCGTGAACGCGGTGGTGTCGCACTTCGCGCCGGGCAGCCCGGTGCTCAATGCAATGGGCATGGTGTTCGCCTGGCTGGCGAGCAATGTTGCCGGGACCTTGTTCCACCGCTACGTAGAAAGCACCAACCCGTTCGCCGCGTTGCGAGCACTGCTGGCAGGCGGGCGCCGCAGCGCAGGGGAATCAACGACGTAA